AGTCAGTTAGGCGAAGGCTCAAAGTTTTGGTTTGAGATTCCTTTTGCCAAACAACAAGAACCTATTACCAGGATAGATGAGTGTGGAATATTGAGCGATCGCCGTTTGTTGGTGGTTGATGACAATGCCACTAATCGCAAAATTATTTACCATCAAGCTACTCGTTGGGGAATGCAGGTAGATAAAGCAGATAGTGCCGATAATGCCCTGAGCGCTATGATAGCAGCTTGTCAGCAAAACAAGCCTTATGATGTTGTCTTAGTTGATATGCAGATGCCTCAAACAGATGGTCTGCAATTGGGAGAACAAATTAAAGCCAATTTTGCTATTGCTCAAACACCTTTAATTATGCTTACTTCTACTAATCAACGAGATGAAGTAGATCGAGCGCTCAAGATAGGATTTGCTGCTTATTTAGTTAAACCCCTGAAAGCATCGCGACTTCTCGATACTATTATGAATGTTTTAGCAACTAAAGATGAACTGGTACAAGAGAATTTGAAAGTTATTAAGCCTGAAGGTGGAATGAAAAATTTAGGACAAAAATCCGAGAGTTTTGCTAATAGCTCTTCTAAGTTAAGAATCTTACTAGCTGAGGATAATTTAGTAAATCAAAAAGTAGCCTTGAAGCAACTTCAAAGTCTTGGCTACCATGCCGATGTAGCTGCCAATGGGCAAGAAGTTCTGCAATTATTAGAAATAGTTCCTTACGATTTAATTTTGATGGATTGTCAAATGCCAGTCCTCGATGGTTTAGAAACCACAAAAGAAATTCATCGTCGGCAAGAGAGTTTCTTTGCTAAACACCGTCGTCCTATAGTAATTGCAATGACTGCTAATGCCATGAAAGAAGACAGACAAATGTGTTTAGATGCAGGCATGGACGACTATTTAAGTAAGCCTGTTATCAAAGAAAATTTGGCAGCAATGTTAGAAAATTGGAGCAAAGTTATACTAGCAACATCAGAGTTAATCATATCAGAAAATACAATTAATAATACAAAACCTGATTTAGTTGATTTATTAATTGATTGGGAACACTTACATCAGATTTCAGAAAATGATGGCGATTTTGAAATGCATTTATTGCAATTATTTGTTGAAGATGTTCAGTCTCGTTTAGAGTTTATAAAAGTGGCGATCGCTACTAGTGATTTTCAGCAAATGGCTAAAGAAGTCCATCAGATTAAAGGTGCTAGCGCTAATATCGGGGCGACAACTATGTCTCTAGCTGCTGACAAACTAGAACAATTAGCTCATCAGCAAGCGGATCGAGGTAGTAGTGAATTAATCGCAGAGATAGAAGCAGTTTTTAACCATATTCAAAGCTTTGTCATAGCCAGCCAGAAGCTGTAAGTTGTTATTGCTCTCACTGCGATCGCTCAATAGCAACTTGATATAGCAATTGAATGTTGTGTCCATCATTGGGATACTCAACCACAGCAAAATTGCAAGCTACTTGAAAGCGATCGCCTTCTGGGGTTGCGTATATTTGCTGGCGCAGGGTAGTTAAAATATCACCAAGACGGTCTTTTACTTCTGTTTTTGTTAACCCAGAAACCCCAACGATAAATTCTCCATTGCCCCAATAACCTAGCACCTCACCACTACAAAATGCCGATTGAAATAGACGACTCCATCGTTGCAATACCTGATTACCAGTTTCATGACCGTACTGGCTATTAATTTGGCGTAAATCACTCATACTCAATATCGCCAAACAAACTGAATGTTGATGTTTCTCGGCTTGAACAAGCAACTGCTGCAAATCGCGGCTAGATTGTAACTGATTTGCTAGTCCAGTTTGGGGGTCTTTGGTAGAAAGCGACTGAAGTAGGCGACTGCGTTCTAGGCGATGGGTAATGCGTGCCAAAAGTTCTGCCCCTACAACCGGTTTAACTACATAGTCATCTCCCCCAACAGCAAATACCTGTTGCACGGTTTCTATGTCCCGGTGTGCAGTGAGAAACACAATTGGTAATTCTTGCCATTGGGGATCGGTACGTACTGCTTGGCACAGTTCTATCCCACTAATTTCGGGCATCTCTACATCCAAAATCAACAAATCTGGTTTGGTAGATTGCAGTACCTCCCAGAAACGCAACGGTTCATCCAATCCGACAATCCGCATACCCCAAGGTTCTAACATTGGGCGTAATGCAGCTAAAACCACCGGATCGTCATCCACGACTAAAATATTTAGCCTTAGAGAATGGGTACGCTGTAATAGTTGAGATGAACTATTCCAAATCTGAGCAGCTGTAACAGGCTTGGCTAAAAAACCTCGTGCCCCATACTGAGCCAAAGTTACGCGTTCTACTAGTTCGTCAGCAGCAGCCAGTACCAGCACGGGTACAGGAGGAGTACGGGTGGCTAAATCTGATAAAAGTGCCAAACTTGCTTGCCGACATCCCACTTCACCAACATTTAGTACTACTAAATCTGGTGATGTAGTTTGCAGTAGGTTTTTTGCATCCTCTAACTTAGTAATTTGCTGCCAGTTTATTCCTAAATTTTGAACGAGTTGTTGTAATTGAGAACCGAGTTGAGGATTAGGGTCAATTAGTAACAATCGCGTAGTAATTTCTTCTGCGATCGCGTTATTAGTAGAATTGAGCTTTTGTCCCATCAAGTTGATTAAATTACCCAATTCTTGAATTTGCGATCGCAACTGACTTTTTTGGGCAGCAGACAACTCAGCATTTTTGCTGAGAGTCTGTTCAATTTCTCTCGCTATCTGAGTACCAGTGTCTTGCTCAAACATTCCCAAAACGCCAGCCAGCTTGTGCGCTTCTTTTTCTGCGGATTGGCGTAACTCCTGAGTTAAATTGCTAGAGAGTGCGGTGGCTGCTTGTTGCAATACTGTTATTCGTTGTTGCATCAGCCCTTCATATTGATGCCACAATCCTCTCATGGCATTGTTGAATTGCTGTTCAATTTGAGAGATTGGTAATTTTTCTGGCTCTCCCCTAGTTTCCTGTTTAGCTGACTTCTTGCTTTCCTGTTCCCCGGCTTCTTTTACAGATGGGTTTAATCGATATCCCAAACCATAAACGTTTTCAATCCAGTCTACTGCTCCAGCTGCTTTCAATTTTTGTCGCAAGCCTTTAATGTGCGATTTTACACTTTCTTCTTGAGGCGGATCGTCAAAAGTCCAGAGATGCTCGATAATATTTCCTCGGCTGAAAACTCTTGTAGGATTGCGGATAAATAGCTCTAACAGGCTGTATTCTTTTGGGGTTAAATCTAGCAATTTACTGTTAAATGTTACTTGGCAACTACCGGGATCGAGCCGCAATCCGCCAATTTCTAGTACCAAGGAAACTGGAGTATCCGCCCGACGTAAAAGTGCCCTTACCCTGGCTTGCAGTTCTCCTAAATCTAAAGGTTTAATTAGATAATCATCTGCACCAGCATCAAGTCCACGAATGCGATCGCTTGTTGCATCTTTTGCTGTCATTAACAAGATGGGAGTAGAATTGCCACCAGAACGTAAGCGTTGACATAAACTAATACCGTCCAGTTTGGGCAATCCCACATCAATTAATATCAAATCGTAGTTATAACTTTGAGTATATTCCCAACCAGCAGAGCCATCTTGTGCGATGTCAACCACATAGTGTTGTTGCGTTAGAGAATTCAATAAGATATTTACTAAAACCTCATCATCTTCGATCAGCAAGATTTTCATGTTCAATAACTTAAGTTACCGTCTTGTCTATCGATGCACCTACGATCTGTATCGTCCATCATAATATCTATTGGTTCTTTTGTACCATCGTGACATTGGCGATCGCTTGTGGTTTCTTAATATTTACTAATGCGCTTTGAAATAGTAATGCGCTTTGAATAGCGTACAAATCCAAAGATTGTATTAGGGAATATTGGAATTTACTCAAAAATATGATAACTAAGTAAAATCTTATACGCCAAATAGGAAATAGACCTTGAAGGAATACCAAGAAATGTTAAGGAAATCCATCCTTATTTGTGACGATCTTGTAGATAACTGTATTATCCTTCAAGTAATTTTAGAGATGGAAGGATATAAAGTTGAGTGTGCAACTTCTGGTAGAGAAGCCATCAATCAAATTCAATTGCACAAGCCAGATCTGTTACTGCTAGATGTCATGATGCCGGAATTAAATGGTTTTGAAGTAGTTAAAATTATCCGGCAAGATCAACATTTGCAATATTTACCTATTTTGCTGATCACAGCGTATAAACAAATGATTGTACCAAAGTTAACTCATATAAACGTTAATAGAGTTATCCACAAACCTGTTGATAGTGACGACCTGGTTGACATAGTTCATGAGGTTCTACAAACTTAAAACTACGAGTAACTGTAGATTAGCTCAACAGGTTTATAAATAAAGCTATCAACCTTTATACTCATGCTAACCGTTCTGCTACACTGCGATCGCCAGAAAATAGAGAAAGAAAATTATTATTATTTGTACGTTTGCGTCCCCGTTTCATCTCTTTTTTAATTTCATCAATGTAAGGGCAAAAATCTACTTGCATTGTGTGTCTTTTGGAATTGACATACTGTTTTTGCATCAGTCGCCGTTCTTTTTCTATATGCTGTAACATCGCTGCTTTGCTTGGTAAACTAACGTTTCCAGCAATTACTTCAGCAATCCACTTAGATTGCCACTCGGCTAAAGGCATAATTGCACCGATGGGTTGCAACAATCCAATAAAGTAAAGATTGGGATGTTCTGGATGTACAACTCGCTTGTACAAAGGAAATTCATTATCTTGGGGATTAATGAAATTTTTGTCAAAAAACGGAAAAGCAATTTTATAACCTGTACCGTAAATAATGATATCTATTGGCAGTTCTGTACCATCTTCAAAACGCACGCGATCGCCTGCAAGTTCTTTGATATTTGGTTTAATTTTTACCCTACCGTAGCCGACAAAATTTAATAATTCTGAGGAGATTGTGGGATGTTCGCTTAAGAATTTATGGGTGGGATTGGGGAAACCATAAGCTGATTGCGCCCCGCGCGCTAAATATAACAAAATTTGACCATATAATCGCCGCAACGGTAATGGCAATGCGAAAAATAAAGGTGTGAGATAACTATCAAGAGTTCTGCCTAAAATATACTTTGGTAAAACATAGGCACTGCGACGAGTAGAGAGATAAGTTTGATTTGCTACTCGTGAAGTTTCACAAGCGATATCACAGGCTGAATTGCCAACACCAACAACTAAAATATTCTTGCCATCCATCCCTTCTGGAGTTTTATAGTCGTGGGTGTGCATTGTTTTCCCAGTAAATTCTCCTGGGAACTTAGGCAAATTTGGACACCAGTGATGACCGTTGGCAACAATTACTGCGCCATAACGCTGAGTTCGTTCGCCGTTGCTGTTTTTGATAGTCACATCGTAAGTACCATCACCAACTGGCGCAACGCGAGAAACTTCTGTTTTGAAAGTGATTTTGTCTCGAAACCCAAAATGGTCAACATAAGACTCAAAATATTGCAGAACTTGGCTATGATTGGCATACTGCGGATAATCCTCTGGCATAGGAAAATCTGAGTAAGCCATCTGTCCTTTAGATGAATTGATATGCAAGGACTTATAAGCTGAAGACATCCCGTTATCATTCATGTAGCGCCAGTTACCACCAATCCCAGAACCTTTTTCAAAGCAATCAAAGGCGATGCCGCGCTCGTGTAAGATTTTAGCAGCAGCAATTCCGGATGAACCAGCACCGATAATACAAACGCGATCCAAAACCATATTAATAATTCCTCAAAATTTCTATTGTTAAACTTTTCTCTTTTGCGTTCTCTGCGTTCTCTGCGGTTCGTAAAAATACAACCTATAAAAGCGATTTAGTCTAAATATTTATTGCTCAGAAATGCATAGCTTCTTTTCTATTATCCAACTTGTCAAAAGATTTTGGTAAGCTAGCGATCGCTCTGCAAAAAATAAATGCCCCATACCCTGCAATACAATTAGTTCAGCGTCAGGAATTTGGCTAGCAAGAAATTTTGCGTGTGCAAGAGGGATAATTGGATCGCGATCGCCACTCAAAATCAAAGTAGGCGCTTGAATCTTGGGTAACAGAGAACTAATATCCATATTTGCGAACCACTCAAACAAGTCAACAATATTGTTGAGATTGTGTTTGATGACATCTGGATACACTGCGTCCACTGTTGTTTGTAGGGTAGGCGCATTCCAATAAGCTGCGCGATCGCCTGCGTTCATACTACACCCCAACTTGTAGCTAGTTTGATTGA
The genomic region above belongs to Calothrix sp. NIES-2098 and contains:
- a CDS encoding multi-component transcriptional regulator, translating into MKILLIEDDEVLVNILLNSLTQQHYVVDIAQDGSAGWEYTQSYNYDLILIDVGLPKLDGISLCQRLRSGGNSTPILLMTAKDATSDRIRGLDAGADDYLIKPLDLGELQARVRALLRRADTPVSLVLEIGGLRLDPGSCQVTFNSKLLDLTPKEYSLLELFIRNPTRVFSRGNIIEHLWTFDDPPQEESVKSHIKGLRQKLKAAGAVDWIENVYGLGYRLNPSVKEAGEQESKKSAKQETRGEPEKLPISQIEQQFNNAMRGLWHQYEGLMQQRITVLQQAATALSSNLTQELRQSAEKEAHKLAGVLGMFEQDTGTQIAREIEQTLSKNAELSAAQKSQLRSQIQELGNLINLMGQKLNSTNNAIAEEITTRLLLIDPNPQLGSQLQQLVQNLGINWQQITKLEDAKNLLQTTSPDLVVLNVGEVGCRQASLALLSDLATRTPPVPVLVLAAADELVERVTLAQYGARGFLAKPVTAAQIWNSSSQLLQRTHSLRLNILVVDDDPVVLAALRPMLEPWGMRIVGLDEPLRFWEVLQSTKPDLLILDVEMPEISGIELCQAVRTDPQWQELPIVFLTAHRDIETVQQVFAVGGDDYVVKPVVGAELLARITHRLERSRLLQSLSTKDPQTGLANQLQSSRDLQQLLVQAEKHQHSVCLAILSMSDLRQINSQYGHETGNQVLQRWSRLFQSAFCSGEVLGYWGNGEFIVGVSGLTKTEVKDRLGDILTTLRQQIYATPEGDRFQVACNFAVVEYPNDGHNIQLLYQVAIERSQ
- a CDS encoding monooxygenase, flavin binding family protein produces the protein MVLDRVCIIGAGSSGIAAAKILHERGIAFDCFEKGSGIGGNWRYMNDNGMSSAYKSLHINSSKGQMAYSDFPMPEDYPQYANHSQVLQYFESYVDHFGFRDKITFKTEVSRVAPVGDGTYDVTIKNSNGERTQRYGAVIVANGHHWCPNLPKFPGEFTGKTMHTHDYKTPEGMDGKNILVVGVGNSACDIACETSRVANQTYLSTRRSAYVLPKYILGRTLDSYLTPLFFALPLPLRRLYGQILLYLARGAQSAYGFPNPTHKFLSEHPTISSELLNFVGYGRVKIKPNIKELAGDRVRFEDGTELPIDIIIYGTGYKIAFPFFDKNFINPQDNEFPLYKRVVHPEHPNLYFIGLLQPIGAIMPLAEWQSKWIAEVIAGNVSLPSKAAMLQHIEKERRLMQKQYVNSKRHTMQVDFCPYIDEIKKEMKRGRKRTNNNNFLSLFSGDRSVAERLA
- a CDS encoding response regulator receiver sensor signal transduction histidine kinase, translating into MLRKSILICDDLVDNCIILQVILEMEGYKVECATSGREAINQIQLHKPDLLLLDVMMPELNGFEVVKIIRQDQHLQYLPILLITAYKQMIVPKLTHINVNRVIHKPVDSDDLVDIVHEVLQT